From one Xiphophorus hellerii strain 12219 chromosome 18, Xiphophorus_hellerii-4.1, whole genome shotgun sequence genomic stretch:
- the lim2.3 gene encoding lens intrinsic membrane protein 2.3 produces the protein MYSFMGGGLFCAGVGNILLIVSTATDYWMQYRHSSNYMHQGLWRYCVPGKCMTHTDSIAYWDATRAFMILSLLACFIGIVIGIMAFIHYSSFDGFDKTFAAGILFFISCFFVLLAMAVYTGVTVNYYGKRYGSWRFSWSYIMGWVAVVLTFFSGIFYMCAYRMHECPRNSNSR, from the exons ATGTACAGCTTCATGGGAGGCGGCTTGTTCTGTGCCGGAGTCGGGAACATACTCCTCATCGTTTCCACGGCGACCGACTACTGGATGCAGTACCGCCACTCCAGCAACTACATGCACCAGGGCCTGTGGCGGTACTGTGTGCCTGGGAAGTGCATGACGCACACCGACAGCATCG CGTACTGGGACGCCACTCGGGCCTTCATGATCCTCTCCCTGCTGGCTTGTTTCATCGGCATCGTGATCGGCATCATGGCCTTCATCCACTACTCTTCCTTCGACGGGTTTGACAAGACGTTTGCAGCCGGGATCCTCTTCTTCATCTCCT GCTTCTTCGTGCTGCTGGCCATGGCCGTCTACACGGGGGTGACGGTCAACTACTACGGGAAACGCTATGGCAGCTGGCGATTCTCCTGGTCCTACATCATGGGCTGGGTGGCGGTGGTGCTCACCTTTTTCTCAG GTATCTTCTACATGTGCGCCTACCGGATGCACGAATGCCCAAGGAACTCCAACTCACGCTGA